From the Corythoichthys intestinalis isolate RoL2023-P3 chromosome 6, ASM3026506v1, whole genome shotgun sequence genome, the window TTTCCTTGTAATTTTAAACAAGCGTTGTTGTTCTCGTAGAGCCTCTTACGgcggaggaccacaaatgggcacaCATCTCCTTCAACATATCCTCCATCCCCTTGGATGAGAAGGTGCTCTCGGCTGAGCTCCGCCTCCTGCGCACTGCCAGGACCACTTCCCTCAGTGCTGGACCCCACAGATTGAACCTGTACCTCTCTGGGCGCGGAGAAGACACCCGTCCTACACTGCTAGGAACGAGACTCCTTGTCGCTGAGCCCCAAAATCATCCATCTGGTGGCCTTTGGGAAGCATTCAGCCTGAACGCAGAACTCTTTGATTTGGCACTGAACGGAGATGACCACCTGGGCTTCCTCTTGGAGGTGGTGCCGGAGAACAGTACCGGTCAAGGGGAGGGGGAGGGACACAAGGGAGGCCATTTGAGGGTGTGCAGGTCTGTTGGGCAGGATGAGAAAATCTGGGCCCAGGAAAGGCCCCTCCTGGTCACATATAGTCACGACGGACGTGGAGAGCCGTTAGTAAAACACAGCAGGAGGAACCTGAGCAGCATGCCCAGGAATAGAGACCAAAAGCGGCGCCGAGTTAAAACGTATAAAACGCCGAGTTTGGGGGAGCAAACGGGCAGGGTGAAACGAAATGGTGGTCGCGCTGCCAAGCTCAAGCGCCTTTCTCGCAACCGCTGCCGCCGCCATCCCCTCTACGTGGATTTTAATGACGTGGGTTGGCACAAGTGGATCATCGCGCCCAGCGGGTACGACGCCTTCTTCTGCCTGGGCGAGTGCCGTTTCCCCCTGGCTGACCACATGAATTCCTCCAGCCACGCCATGGTGCAGACGCTGGTCAACTCGGTCAACGGGGCCGTGCCGCGGGCTTGCTGTGTGCCCACTTCACTCAGCCCCATCGCCCTGCTCTACCTGGATCCCCAGGACCGTGTAGTGCTGAAGAACTACCAGGACATGGTGGTGGAGGGCTGCGGCTGCCGGTAGCGCACTGGAGAAATGAAGACGATCAACCACGGCGGGGTAGTGACTAGCGTAAACTTCAACAACAGGAAATATCACGTCACATTTCCACTACGCGGTACCAGAAGCTTtgagaaaacatgcagaatagaAAGGATTAGACAGAACAAGACTCATCTGAGGCTCTTGCAGCCAAATTGAGATTATGCAGTGTAAGAGCTAATGTAGGGTACACACATATTCTTAATCAACTAAAGTATGAGCATAATTTCCCGCTCCGATC encodes:
- the bmp16 gene encoding bone morphogenetic protein 16; protein product: MLPANILLLMVLLLPQASSSGQGNTGEVDNGGLTGVQPANSEPSRTESLAQTIQSLLLSRLGLQSQPNPQPGVAVPQYLMDLYRFHQQQYHLLEDPSFRFPSQHVQQANTIRSFHHSEPLTAEDHKWAHISFNISSIPLDEKVLSAELRLLRTARTTSLSAGPHRLNLYLSGRGEDTRPTLLGTRLLVAEPQNHPSGGLWEAFSLNAELFDLALNGDDHLGFLLEVVPENSTGQGEGEGHKGGHLRVCRSVGQDEKIWAQERPLLVTYSHDGRGEPLVKHSRRNLSSMPRNRDQKRRRVKTYKTPSLGEQTGRVKRNGGRAAKLKRLSRNRCRRHPLYVDFNDVGWHKWIIAPSGYDAFFCLGECRFPLADHMNSSSHAMVQTLVNSVNGAVPRACCVPTSLSPIALLYLDPQDRVVLKNYQDMVVEGCGCR